GAGCGCTCCATTCAAGCCGACCCCGAATTTGCCCTGGGCTATGCCTGTAAGGGTTATGTCGGCGTGCTGGGTACCGAACCCGCCGATGCCGCCGCCGCCAAGGCGGTGCTGGCGGCCTACCTAGCCCGCGCCGACCTTTCCCGGCTGAGCGAGCGCGAGCGGATGCACCTGCGGGCGGCTTGGACCCTGCTCGAGGGCGACTTTCACCGGGCCGGGCAGCTTTTGGCCGAGATCTCGCTGGCGTATCCTCGCGATACCCTGGCCCTGGCGGTGGGTCACCAGATTGACTTCTTCACCGGGAACGCCGAGATGCTGCGGGACCGGCTGGCTGGGGTAATGTATGCCTGGACCCCCGAGGATCGCCATTACCCCAACCTGCTGGGGATGCTCTCCTTTGGCCTCGAGGAGACCGGGCATTACCAGCGGGCCGAGGAGGTGGGCCTGGAAGCGGTGGAGCGCAACCCCAAGGACGTGTGGGGCATCCACGCGGTGACCCACACCTACGAGATGCAAGGGCGCTTCGCCCAGGGGATGCGCTTTATGGACCAGCGCCGCGAGGACTGGGCCAGCGGCAACTACTTCATCCTGCACAACTGGTGGCACTATGCCCTCTACGCCCTCGAGGCCGGGGAGGAGGAGCGAGCCTTGGCGATCCACGACACGGTACTGCTCACCGCCGATAATGCCGGGGTGGCGCTGTCCCTACTGGACGCCACCGCGTTATGTTGGCGGCTTTACCTCGAGGGCCACGACCTGCGCCCCCGGTTCGCGGACCAGGCCGAGCGTTGGAAGCGCAAGGTAGAACCGGCTTTTTACGCCTTCAACGATATGCATATGGTCATGGCCTTCGTGGGGGCGGGGCTCGAGAGGGAGGCCGAGGAACTCATCACCAGCCGGGAACGCTGGCTCCAGACCCATCCCCCTGAGCACGTCAGCAACGTGCGGATGACCCGCGAGATCGGGCTGCCGGTGTGCCGGGCTATCCTGGCCTTTGGACGCGGCCAGTACCGCCGGGTAGTAGAGCTTCTGTACCCCATCCGCCGCCGGCTGCACGAGTTCGGCGGCAGCCACGCCCAGCGCGATGCAGTGCTGCGGACTCTGCTCGAGGCCGCTATCCGCGGGGGGGAGTATGCGCTGTCCCAGGCCCTCCTCGGCGAGCGGATCAGCGTCAAACCGCGCAGCCCCTACAACTGGCTCAAACAGGCCCAGCTGCTCGAGCGGGTCGGAGAGAGCGCCAAAGCCGAACTGGCCCGCAAAAACGCAGCCCGCCAGCGCTTAGGTAGCGTTGGTTAGGTGGTGGGGAGGCCTTAAAACACCGCTACCTTGGCGACCATGTTGCGGAACTGGAGGGTTCCTCCGGCGAGTTGGCCGCTCTTGAGGCGCACCCCCAGGTAAAGCTCCCCTTTATTCACCCCCGAGGTAAGCTCGCTGCCTTGCCAGGTAAAGGGCTGGGTGGCCCCGCTCGAGAAGTTGACCTGGCCGATGCTCTCGAGGTTGGGGCTGTTGGCCGGGCAGGTGTAAACTCCGCTGAACGCAGTTCCGCAAGGAGGCTGGTCGGCGGCGTAGAACTCAAGCGTCACGTCCTGCTGCTGGTAGGTGACGTTGCCCACGATCTCGATGCTCTTGAGGGCCACCCCGGGCCGCTGGTCGAGCTGGGCTCGTTGCAGGACGACCGTACTGGTGCCGACTAAGGCGACTTTGGTATCGTAATCCTTGATCGAAGTGCTGAAGGGGAGAGCCGTACAAGCCGCCAGCAATCCTAAAAGGGGCACGACGAAAAGACGCTTCACGCTGCCCAGTCTAGCGGGTATGGCGGTGGCGGGGGAGTCAGCCCCCACAAACGCGGTATCATGCGCCGGATGTACGCACGGATAAGACCCTGGCTCTTCCGCCAAGACCCCGAGACCATCCACGAACGGGTCATGCACCTCCTGGCCTTTGCGGCGGGGGGGCGGCCCCGGCTCGAGCTGCTGTCGGCGTTGTTTGGCGTGCGAGATGAGCGGCTCAAGGTGAGGTTGTGGGGGCTCGAGTTCCCTAACCCCATCGGCTTGGCGGCGGGTTTCGATAAAAACGCCCTGGCCGTTCCCGCCTGGCCCGCTTTGGGCTTCGGCTACGTCGAGATCGGCAGCGTGACGGCCTTGGCCCAGCCGGGGAACCCCAAGCCCCGGCTTTTCCGGCTTCCCCAGGACCAGGCCCTCGTCAACCGCATGGGCTTCAACAACGACGGCGCGGAGGTGATTGCGGCCCGGCTCGAGCGCTGGCAGCAGATCCACGGCAAGGTGCCGGTTCCCTTGGGGATCAACCTGGGGAAATCGAAGCTCACCCCGCTCGAGGAGGCCTCCGCCGACTACCTCAAAAGCCTGGGGCGGCTCTGGCCCTATGGCGATTACTTCGCGATCAACGTGAGCTCGCCCAACACGCCGGGGCTGCGGCAGCTGCAGGAGCGGGAGCGGCTGGAGGAGCTGCTGGGGGCGGTGATGGGGTTTGCCCGCGCCCAGCCGGAAGCCAAGCCGGTCTTGCTCAAGATCGCCCCCGACCTGTCCTGGGAGCAGGTAGACGAGATCCTCGAGCTGGCCGAGCGCTACGGGCTCTCCGGCCTCATCGCCACCAACACCACCGTGGCCCGAGCTGGCCTGAAAACTCCCCTTGACGAGGCCGGCGGGTTGTCCGGTAGGCCGCTCAGGGCGCGCTCCCTGGAGGTCTTGCGGTATCTGCGCCGACAGCTCCAAGACCGCCTCCCGATCATCTCGGTGGGCGGGATCTTTACCGCAGAGGACGTGCTCGAGCGCTTGCAAGCGGGGGCCTCGTTGGTCCAGGTATACACCGGATTCGTCTACGAAGGCCCGTTCATGCTCAGGAAGCTGAACCGGGGGCTGCTCGAGCACCTCGAGCGGTTAGGCCTGCAGGGCGTCGAAGATCTGCGCCGATCCTCCAGCCCATGAGGGCGAAAAATCAGGCCCCTACCGTAAGGCTCGGATGGACGAAGACCTCGCGTCCTTCCACCAGGGTCATCACCGGCCAACCGGAGAGCCGCCACCCCGCCCAGGGGCTGAACTTGGCCTTGGAGGCGAAATGGGTCGGGTCCACCGCCCGCTCGCTGTTGGGATCGAGAAGGGTCAGGCTGGCCTCGTGGCCCTCCTCGAGGCGAATTGGCCTGAAGCCCAGTACCCGCCGCGGCCCGTCGGTGAAGCGCTCGATCAGGGTGGCTAGAGGGAAGCCCTGTTTGAGGCAAAGCTCGGTGTAGAGGAGCGGGAATGCCACCTCGAGGCTGGGAATCCCGAAGGGGGCCCGCAGCAAATCCTGTTCCTTCTCGGCCTGGGTGTGAGGGGCGTGGTCGGTGCCGATGCAGTCAATCGAGCCCTCCAGCAAACCTCGGATGAGCGCTTCGCGGTCGGTTTGGGTACGCAAGGGCGGGGCGACTTTGTACACCGGGTCGAGGCTTTCCAGCCGCTCGTCGGTGAGGGTGAGGTGGTGCGGCGCGACCTCGGCGGTGACGGGCAGGCCCCGGGCCCTGGCCCGGCGGATAAGTTCCAGACCTCGAGCGGTGGATAGGTGCTGGATATGCAGCCGGGCGTCCTGCGCCGGGCGCTCCAACACGTAGCTTAGGATCTCCAGATCCCGCGCGATCCTGGCTGCTTCCGCCGCGGCTGGGTTTCCGGGCAAACCCAAGCGGAACGATACCGGCCCCTCGTTCATCACCCCACCCCGGCGCAGGCCGGCGTCCTCCGCGTGCACCGCGACCGGCAAGCCCCAGGAGGCCGCGTAGGTAAGACCCAAGGCCAGCACCCCGGCGTCTTCATTGGTCTTGCCGTCGTCGGTGAGCATGACCGCCCCGGCTTCCTTGAGCAGCTTGGCTTCGGTGAGGAGCTTGCCCTCTTGCCCTTGGGTGAGGGCGGCGGCGGGATGGAGCCGGGCCTGGCCGATCTGGCGGGCCTTTTTGATGAGGGCTGCCACGACCTCAGGCTGATCTACCGGGGGCGTGGTGTTGGGCATCGAGACCACGTCGGTGTAGCCGCCTCGGGCGGCGGCGGTG
The Meiothermus sp. Pnk-1 genome window above contains:
- a CDS encoding tetratricopeptide repeat protein — protein: MSLVDSAGNPVTAADPAALGYFDQALDDFLHFRGDLVGDIERSIQADPEFALGYACKGYVGVLGTEPADAAAAKAVLAAYLARADLSRLSERERMHLRAAWTLLEGDFHRAGQLLAEISLAYPRDTLALAVGHQIDFFTGNAEMLRDRLAGVMYAWTPEDRHYPNLLGMLSFGLEETGHYQRAEEVGLEAVERNPKDVWGIHAVTHTYEMQGRFAQGMRFMDQRREDWASGNYFILHNWWHYALYALEAGEEERALAIHDTVLLTADNAGVALSLLDATALCWRLYLEGHDLRPRFADQAERWKRKVEPAFYAFNDMHMVMAFVGAGLEREAEELITSRERWLQTHPPEHVSNVRMTREIGLPVCRAILAFGRGQYRRVVELLYPIRRRLHEFGGSHAQRDAVLRTLLEAAIRGGEYALSQALLGERISVKPRSPYNWLKQAQLLERVGESAKAELARKNAARQRLGSVG
- a CDS encoding quinone-dependent dihydroorotate dehydrogenase is translated as MRPWLFRQDPETIHERVMHLLAFAAGGRPRLELLSALFGVRDERLKVRLWGLEFPNPIGLAAGFDKNALAVPAWPALGFGYVEIGSVTALAQPGNPKPRLFRLPQDQALVNRMGFNNDGAEVIAARLERWQQIHGKVPVPLGINLGKSKLTPLEEASADYLKSLGRLWPYGDYFAINVSSPNTPGLRQLQERERLEELLGAVMGFARAQPEAKPVLLKIAPDLSWEQVDEILELAERYGLSGLIATNTTVARAGLKTPLDEAGGLSGRPLRARSLEVLRYLRRQLQDRLPIISVGGIFTAEDVLERLQAGASLVQVYTGFVYEGPFMLRKLNRGLLEHLERLGLQGVEDLRRSSSP
- a CDS encoding dihydroorotase yields the protein MQGEILLKNVRLVDASGERGPADVLIGEGKILALDGGNAQRTLDAGGLILCPGFFDPHAHLREPGQEVKENLETGLTAAARGGYTDVVSMPNTTPPVDQPEVVAALIKKARQIGQARLHPAAALTQGQEGKLLTEAKLLKEAGAVMLTDDGKTNEDAGVLALGLTYAASWGLPVAVHAEDAGLRRGGVMNEGPVSFRLGLPGNPAAAEAARIARDLEILSYVLERPAQDARLHIQHLSTARGLELIRRARARGLPVTAEVAPHHLTLTDERLESLDPVYKVAPPLRTQTDREALIRGLLEGSIDCIGTDHAPHTQAEKEQDLLRAPFGIPSLEVAFPLLYTELCLKQGFPLATLIERFTDGPRRVLGFRPIRLEEGHEASLTLLDPNSERAVDPTHFASKAKFSPWAGWRLSGWPVMTLVEGREVFVHPSLTVGA